From Thalassococcus sp. S3, one genomic window encodes:
- a CDS encoding DUF4212 domain-containing protein, producing MADQSTHAANTAEADKGYWAANIRIILISLVIWALVSFGFGILLRPLLSGISVGGTDLGFWFAQQGSILVFLALIFFYAWRMNRLDREFGVEEE from the coding sequence ATGGCGGACCAATCTACTCATGCCGCGAATACAGCAGAAGCCGACAAGGGCTACTGGGCGGCAAACATTCGTATCATTCTGATAAGTCTGGTTATTTGGGCCCTCGTGTCCTTCGGTTTCGGCATCCTGCTACGCCCGCTTCTCAGCGGTATCAGCGTGGGTGGCACCGATCTGGGCTTTTGGTTCGCACAACAGGGTTCGATCCTCGTCTTCCTGGCGCTGATCTTTTTCTACGCCTGGCGCATGAACCGTCTCGACCGTGAATTCGGCGTCGAAGAGGAATAG
- the acs gene encoding acetate--CoA ligase, which produces MSETAQSETVQNTVYPPSADVVAHAHIDAAKYDEMYAASITDPEGFWGEHGKRLDWMKPYSQVKDVNYGFGNVSINWFADGTLNVSANCIDRHLATRGDQTAIIWEPDDPNDAAKHITYKQLHTSVCRMANVLESLGVRKGDRVVIYLPMIPEAAYAMLACARIGAIHSIVFAGFSPDALAARINGCDAKVVITADEAPRGGRKTPLKSNADAALLHVMHDCKCLVVKRTGGQTTWIADRDYDYNEMMLEADDYCAPAEMNAEDPLFILYTSGSTGQPKGVVHTTGGYLVYAAMTHEITFDYHDGDIYWCTADVGWVTGHSYIVYGPLANGATTLMFEGVPTFPDASRFWQVCEKHKVNQFYTAPTAIRALMGQGPEFVEKCDLSSLRLLGTVGEPINPEAWNWYNDVVGKGKCPIVDTWWQTETGGHLLTPLPGAHALKPGSAMKPFFGVQPVVLDPQSGEEIHTYPTEGVLCLKDSWPGQMRTVWGDHERFEKTYFSDYKGYYFSGDGCKRDADGDYWITGRVDDVINVSGHRMGTAEVESALVAHAKVAEAAVVGYPHEIKGQGIYCYVTLMNGVDPSDDLYKELRAWVRTEIGPIASPDVIQWAPGLPKTRSGKIMRRILRKIAENDFGSLGDTSTLADPSVVDDLIANRANQ; this is translated from the coding sequence ATGAGCGAAACCGCGCAATCCGAGACAGTACAGAACACCGTTTATCCGCCGTCGGCGGATGTTGTGGCGCATGCACATATTGACGCCGCAAAATATGACGAGATGTACGCGGCCTCCATCACCGATCCGGAGGGGTTCTGGGGCGAACATGGCAAGCGGCTCGACTGGATGAAGCCGTATAGCCAGGTGAAGGACGTCAACTACGGCTTTGGCAATGTCAGCATCAACTGGTTCGCCGACGGCACGCTGAATGTCAGCGCGAATTGCATAGATCGCCATCTGGCGACCCGAGGCGATCAGACGGCAATCATCTGGGAACCGGACGATCCGAACGACGCGGCCAAACACATCACCTATAAACAGCTTCACACCAGCGTCTGCCGCATGGCCAACGTGCTGGAGAGCCTTGGCGTGCGCAAGGGCGACCGGGTTGTGATCTACCTGCCGATGATCCCCGAAGCCGCATACGCCATGCTCGCCTGTGCCCGCATCGGTGCGATCCATTCCATTGTTTTCGCAGGCTTTTCCCCCGACGCGCTGGCGGCGCGGATCAACGGTTGCGACGCCAAGGTTGTAATCACCGCTGACGAGGCGCCCCGTGGTGGGCGCAAGACGCCGCTGAAATCAAACGCGGACGCCGCGCTCCTGCACGTGATGCATGACTGCAAATGTCTTGTCGTGAAGCGGACCGGCGGGCAGACCACATGGATCGCCGACCGGGATTATGATTACAACGAAATGATGCTGGAGGCGGACGACTACTGTGCCCCGGCGGAAATGAACGCGGAAGATCCTCTCTTTATCCTCTACACCTCTGGCTCGACCGGCCAGCCCAAGGGCGTTGTGCATACGACGGGCGGATATCTCGTCTATGCCGCGATGACGCATGAGATCACCTTCGACTACCACGACGGCGATATCTATTGGTGCACCGCCGATGTCGGCTGGGTCACCGGCCACAGCTATATCGTTTATGGCCCACTGGCCAACGGCGCGACGACGCTGATGTTCGAGGGTGTGCCGACCTTCCCGGACGCCTCCCGCTTCTGGCAGGTTTGCGAAAAGCACAAGGTGAACCAGTTCTACACCGCCCCTACCGCCATCCGCGCGCTGATGGGCCAGGGCCCGGAATTTGTCGAGAAATGCGACCTCTCCTCCCTGCGCTTGCTGGGCACGGTGGGTGAGCCGATCAACCCCGAGGCTTGGAACTGGTACAATGACGTGGTCGGCAAGGGCAAATGCCCCATCGTCGACACTTGGTGGCAGACGGAAACGGGCGGTCACCTGCTGACCCCCCTGCCCGGCGCACATGCGTTGAAGCCTGGCTCGGCCATGAAACCGTTCTTCGGCGTGCAGCCGGTGGTGCTGGACCCGCAATCGGGCGAAGAGATCCACACCTACCCCACCGAAGGCGTGCTCTGCCTCAAAGACAGCTGGCCCGGCCAGATGCGCACGGTCTGGGGTGATCACGAACGGTTCGAGAAGACCTATTTCAGCGACTACAAGGGTTACTATTTCTCGGGCGACGGATGCAAACGCGACGCCGACGGGGATTACTGGATCACCGGGCGCGTGGATGATGTGATCAACGTCTCCGGTCACCGGATGGGCACCGCCGAGGTCGAAAGCGCGCTTGTCGCCCATGCCAAGGTCGCCGAGGCCGCCGTGGTCGGTTATCCCCACGAGATCAAGGGCCAAGGCATCTATTGCTATGTCACGCTGATGAACGGGGTCGACCCGTCCGACGATCTTTACAAGGAGTTGCGCGCCTGGGTGCGGACCGAAATTGGACCCATCGCCTCTCCTGACGTGATCCAGTGGGCGCCTGGCCTGCCCAAGACACGCTCGGGCAAGATCATGCGGCGCATCCTGCGCAAGATTGCCGAGAACGACTTTGGCTCGCTGGGCGACACGTCAACCCTGGCCGATCCATCGGTCGTGGATGATCTGATCGCAAATCGCGCCAACCAGTGA
- a CDS encoding TRAP transporter small permease subunit: MAGSAPVLEDGSVLSRLDRSLLTVERFFALISGVAVLSLMLMAVWSVGGRNLFNRPLPGYVDWVEAVMPLIAFMGIAFVQRDGTHIRMDIAISQLKGRALWLFELISVLLIFFLMVALVWGSWSHFDRSFDWNAPMWSRDSSIDIGLPLWPAKLLAPVAFGLLCLRLLIQIWGYGRAFVLGLEHPVAVPLVQDAAAQAAAEAEQLDGGK; encoded by the coding sequence ATGGCCGGTAGTGCCCCGGTGCTGGAGGACGGCTCCGTCCTCAGCCGTCTTGATCGCAGCCTTCTGACGGTCGAACGTTTCTTCGCGCTGATCAGCGGCGTCGCGGTCTTGTCGCTGATGCTGATGGCCGTTTGGTCCGTGGGGGGGCGCAACCTCTTTAACCGTCCGTTGCCCGGCTATGTCGACTGGGTCGAGGCGGTGATGCCGCTGATCGCGTTCATGGGCATTGCCTTTGTGCAGCGCGACGGGACGCATATCCGGATGGATATCGCGATCAGTCAGTTGAAGGGACGGGCCTTGTGGCTGTTCGAACTTATCTCTGTCCTGTTGATCTTTTTCCTGATGGTGGCGCTGGTCTGGGGAAGCTGGTCGCATTTCGACCGCAGTTTCGACTGGAATGCCCCGATGTGGAGCCGGGACAGCTCGATCGATATCGGCCTGCCGCTCTGGCCGGCCAAATTGCTTGCGCCTGTGGCGTTTGGGCTTCTCTGCCTGCGTCTGCTGATCCAGATCTGGGGCTATGGACGCGCCTTCGTGCTGGGGTTGGAGCATCCGGTGGCGGTGCCGCTGGTGCAGGACGCTGCCGCGCAGGCCGCGGCCGAAGCCGAACAGCTTGACGGGGGCAAGTGA
- a CDS encoding TRAP transporter large permease: MDPITIGLWVTAGLLFMVVLGMRVAFAAGLAGLVGLILIFWAKRDFGFEHLGWALTVAIKTAGQVPHSKVASQALSLIPTFILIGYLAYHAKLTTALFEAAKRWIAWVPGGLAVSTVFATAGFAAVSGASVATAAVFARIAIPEMLKIGYNKQFAAGVVAAGGTLASLIPPSAILVIYAIIVEQDVGMLLLAGFIPGVFSAFIYAILIISIAVVFKTVGPPVRGFTWGQRFAALPGALPIVAVVLIIISFVYNPFGDSIGTPTEGGALGAFVVFCFALAKGMRWRELKSALLETAKLTVMIFTIIWGVLIYVRFLGFADLPGAFSDWITALEMSPMLILICILLAYAVLGMFMDAIGMLLLTLPVVFPAVMALNGGENVTAAESAFGMSGTMCAIWFGILVVKMAEFCLITPPIGLNCFVVAGVREDLSVQDVFKGVTPFFIADAITIALLVAFPAIVLYLPGLAS, encoded by the coding sequence ATGGATCCGATCACCATCGGCCTTTGGGTCACGGCGGGCCTTCTTTTTATGGTCGTGCTGGGAATGCGCGTGGCTTTCGCGGCGGGTCTTGCGGGCCTTGTCGGATTGATCCTGATCTTCTGGGCCAAGCGCGATTTCGGGTTTGAGCATCTGGGATGGGCGCTGACTGTCGCGATCAAGACGGCGGGGCAGGTACCGCATTCCAAGGTGGCGAGCCAGGCGCTGAGCCTGATCCCCACCTTCATCCTGATCGGTTATCTGGCCTATCACGCCAAGCTGACGACGGCCCTTTTCGAGGCAGCGAAGCGTTGGATCGCCTGGGTTCCGGGCGGGTTGGCGGTGTCGACGGTTTTTGCAACCGCAGGCTTTGCTGCCGTCTCGGGTGCGTCGGTGGCGACGGCGGCGGTTTTTGCCCGCATCGCGATCCCGGAAATGCTGAAGATCGGCTATAACAAGCAATTCGCGGCGGGCGTCGTGGCGGCGGGGGGCACGCTTGCCTCGCTCATCCCGCCCTCTGCGATCCTGGTGATTTACGCGATCATCGTTGAGCAGGATGTCGGCATGCTGTTGCTCGCCGGCTTCATACCGGGCGTCTTTTCCGCCTTCATCTATGCCATCCTGATCATCTCTATCGCTGTAGTCTTCAAAACCGTGGGGCCACCGGTGCGGGGCTTTACATGGGGGCAGCGCTTTGCCGCGCTGCCGGGGGCGCTGCCGATCGTGGCGGTGGTGCTGATCATCATCAGCTTTGTCTACAACCCGTTTGGCGATTCCATCGGCACGCCAACTGAGGGCGGGGCCTTGGGCGCATTCGTGGTTTTCTGTTTCGCGCTGGCCAAGGGGATGCGCTGGCGGGAGCTAAAGTCGGCGTTGCTGGAGACCGCGAAGCTGACCGTGATGATCTTCACCATAATCTGGGGCGTGCTGATCTATGTCCGGTTTCTGGGCTTTGCCGATTTGCCAGGCGCGTTTTCGGACTGGATCACCGCGCTTGAGATGTCGCCGATGCTGATCCTGATCTGCATTCTTCTGGCCTACGCCGTTCTTGGCATGTTCATGGACGCCATCGGCATGCTGCTTCTGACCTTGCCGGTGGTTTTCCCCGCCGTCATGGCGCTGAACGGAGGGGAGAACGTGACGGCAGCGGAAAGTGCGTTCGGGATGTCCGGGACGATGTGCGCGATCTGGTTCGGCATCCTGGTGGTGAAGATGGCCGAGTTTTGTCTGATCACCCCGCCGATCGGGTTGAACTGTTTCGTTGTGGCCGGTGTCAGAGAAGATCTGAGCGTGCAGGATGTCTTTAAGGGCGTGACACCGTTCTTCATCGCTGACGCGATCACCATCGCCCTTCTGGTCGCCTTTCCCGCCATCGTGCTTTACCTGCCGGGGCTCGCCAGTTAG
- a CDS encoding sodium:solute symporter family protein has translation MDQFTLNLLFVGASFALYIGIAIWARAGSTSEFYAAGRGVHPVTNGMATAADWMSAASFISMAGLIAFTGYDNSTFLMGWTGGYVLLALLLAPYLRKFGKFTVSEFIGDRFYSQTARIVAVVCLIVASVTYVIGQMTGVGVAFGRFLEVDNTTGLLIGACVVFAYAVFGGMKGVTYTQVAQYCVLITAYTIPAIFISLQLTGTPIPALGLFGEHAASGQPLLERLDQIVTELGFNEYTAHHSDTFNMVLFTLSLMIGTAGLPHVIMRFFTVPRVSDARWSAGWTLVFIALLYLTAPAVGAMARLNITELMWPEGTQGQAVSVEQIETDPRYDWMATWQKTGLLGWEDKNGDGRIQYYNDEAETMQTRATEAGWQGNELTNFNRDILVLANPEIANLPGWVIGLVAAGGLAAALSTAAGLLLAISSAVSHDLIKGAIAPTISEKGELLSARIAMAAAIVVATYLGLNPPGFAAQTVALAFGLAAASIFPALMMGIFSTRINNVGAVAGMLAGLVTTLLYIFLHKGWFFIPDTNLFSDSDPLIGTIQSTSFGAVGAAINFGVAYIVAGMTKETPQEIKELVESVRVPRGAGAAAADH, from the coding sequence ATGGATCAGTTTACCCTTAACCTGCTGTTTGTGGGCGCCTCCTTCGCGCTCTACATCGGCATCGCGATCTGGGCCCGTGCGGGGTCCACATCGGAATTCTACGCCGCCGGGCGCGGCGTTCATCCGGTCACCAACGGCATGGCCACGGCAGCCGACTGGATGTCGGCGGCCTCCTTCATCTCGATGGCGGGCCTCATCGCCTTTACGGGCTATGACAACTCCACCTTCCTGATGGGCTGGACCGGCGGTTACGTCCTGCTCGCCCTGCTGCTGGCGCCTTACCTGCGTAAATTCGGCAAGTTCACCGTTTCCGAATTCATCGGCGACCGGTTCTACAGCCAGACCGCCCGCATCGTCGCCGTGGTCTGCCTGATCGTAGCCTCCGTCACCTATGTGATCGGCCAGATGACCGGCGTGGGCGTGGCCTTTGGCCGCTTTCTGGAGGTCGACAATACGACCGGCCTTCTGATCGGCGCCTGTGTGGTCTTTGCCTACGCGGTTTTCGGCGGTATGAAGGGTGTGACCTACACGCAGGTCGCGCAATATTGCGTGCTGATCACCGCCTACACGATCCCCGCGATCTTCATCTCGCTGCAACTGACCGGCACGCCAATCCCGGCCCTGGGCCTTTTCGGCGAGCATGCCGCCTCCGGCCAGCCGCTGCTGGAGCGTCTGGACCAGATCGTGACCGAACTGGGCTTTAACGAATATACCGCCCACCATTCGGACACGTTCAACATGGTGCTCTTCACGCTCAGCCTGATGATCGGTACCGCCGGTCTGCCTCACGTGATCATGCGCTTTTTCACCGTGCCGCGCGTGTCCGACGCCCGCTGGTCCGCCGGTTGGACGCTCGTGTTCATCGCGCTTCTCTACCTGACCGCCCCCGCCGTGGGTGCGATGGCACGGCTCAACATCACCGAGCTGATGTGGCCCGAAGGCACGCAAGGTCAGGCCGTGAGCGTCGAGCAGATCGAAACCGATCCGCGCTATGACTGGATGGCCACCTGGCAGAAAACCGGCCTTCTGGGCTGGGAAGACAAGAATGGCGACGGTCGCATCCAATACTACAACGATGAAGCCGAAACCATGCAGACCCGTGCGACCGAGGCTGGCTGGCAAGGCAACGAGCTGACCAACTTCAACCGTGACATCCTGGTTCTGGCGAACCCCGAGATTGCCAACCTTCCGGGCTGGGTCATCGGTCTGGTGGCGGCAGGCGGCCTTGCTGCGGCGCTTTCTACGGCGGCGGGCCTACTTTTGGCCATCTCGTCAGCGGTGTCGCATGACCTTATCAAAGGGGCCATCGCACCAACGATCTCGGAAAAGGGAGAGCTTCTCTCCGCCAGGATTGCCATGGCCGCGGCCATTGTGGTGGCGACCTATCTGGGGCTCAATCCTCCGGGGTTTGCCGCCCAGACCGTGGCGCTCGCCTTCGGACTGGCTGCTGCTTCGATCTTCCCGGCGCTGATGATGGGGATCTTCTCGACCCGCATCAACAATGTGGGCGCTGTGGCGGGGATGCTGGCCGGTCTGGTGACGACGCTGCTCTACATCTTCCTGCACAAAGGCTGGTTCTTCATCCCGGATACCAACCTCTTCTCCGACAGCGATCCTCTGATCGGCACGATCCAGTCGACCTCCTTCGGGGCCGTCGGTGCGGCGATCAACTTTGGTGTCGCCTACATCGTTGCCGGCATGACCAAGGAGACGCCGCAGGAGATCAAGGAACTGGTGGAAAGCGTGCGTGTGCCCCGTGGGGCCGGTGCCGCAGCCGCCGATCACTGA
- a CDS encoding DUF294 nucleotidyltransferase-like domain-containing protein, translating into MPLTELELNRFLTSVHPYDSLEADTLSELTPKFQMISAAPGDTIYELGERLDGLYLVHHGEVEVSDEAGLPVSILGPRNSFGERGLTRDGIAATSAKASADTVLLMLPKPDFDALMAAEPAVARFFDRRRTDAPRGNDLATSRVESFMAASPVTCAPDVTVQEAAALMRDKHISSLCITADDALAGIVTTRDLSGKVLAQALPVDTPAAMVMTPAPLTLAPSAIGSDVLHAMMEHRIGHIPIVEAGKLVGIVTQTDLTRFQAVSSAELVSRIAGASSPEEMAQVTAEIPRLLVQLVASGNRHEVVTRLITDISDTVTRRLLALAETQFGQPPVPYLWLACGSQGRQEQTGVSDQDNCLFLSDDATEGDMEYFRNLARYVSDGLHICGYVYCPGDMMATNPRWCQPLRVWRDYFRGWIAKPDPEAQMLASVMFDLRPIGGDRTLFDSVQEETLKAASANSIFVAHMASNALKHTPPLGLLRGFATIRSGEHRNTLDLKHNGVVPVVDLGRIYALQGRLAPVNTRARVEAAEAAGVLSPSGARDLLDAYDLIAETRLDHQARQIKTGARPDNFLAPSALSDFERSHLRDAFVVVKSLQSAMGHGRGMLG; encoded by the coding sequence ATGCCCCTGACAGAGCTAGAGCTGAACCGGTTCCTGACCTCCGTGCACCCCTATGACAGCCTTGAGGCGGACACGCTTTCGGAGCTGACCCCGAAATTCCAGATGATCTCCGCCGCACCCGGTGATACGATCTATGAGCTGGGCGAGCGGCTCGATGGCCTCTATCTCGTCCATCATGGCGAGGTGGAGGTCAGCGATGAGGCCGGCCTGCCCGTCTCCATCCTCGGACCCCGCAATTCCTTCGGTGAGCGTGGCCTGACCCGCGACGGCATCGCTGCGACTTCCGCCAAGGCCTCTGCCGATACCGTGCTGCTGATGCTGCCCAAGCCGGACTTTGATGCGTTGATGGCGGCTGAGCCCGCCGTGGCACGCTTCTTCGACCGCCGCCGGACCGACGCACCACGCGGCAATGATCTGGCCACCAGCCGGGTCGAAAGCTTCATGGCGGCCTCGCCCGTCACCTGCGCGCCGGATGTCACTGTCCAAGAGGCTGCCGCTTTGATGCGGGACAAGCACATCTCGTCGCTCTGCATCACGGCCGACGACGCCCTGGCGGGCATCGTCACCACCCGTGACCTGTCGGGCAAAGTGCTGGCCCAGGCGCTGCCCGTCGACACGCCCGCCGCCATGGTGATGACCCCTGCCCCCCTGACCCTCGCCCCGTCGGCCATCGGTTCGGACGTGCTTCACGCGATGATGGAGCACCGGATCGGCCATATCCCTATCGTCGAGGCGGGCAAGCTGGTGGGCATCGTGACGCAAACCGACCTCACCCGCTTTCAGGCCGTCAGCTCCGCCGAGCTTGTCAGCCGCATCGCCGGAGCCTCCAGCCCCGAAGAAATGGCGCAGGTCACCGCCGAGATCCCCCGCCTGCTGGTCCAGCTTGTCGCCAGCGGCAACCGGCATGAGGTCGTCACCCGCCTGATCACCGACATCTCCGATACCGTCACCCGGCGCCTCTTGGCGCTGGCCGAGACGCAATTCGGTCAACCGCCCGTGCCCTATCTCTGGCTCGCCTGCGGATCACAGGGACGGCAGGAACAGACTGGCGTCAGCGACCAGGACAATTGCCTCTTTCTGAGCGATGATGCGACCGAGGGCGACATGGAATATTTCCGCAACCTCGCGCGCTATGTCAGCGACGGACTGCATATCTGCGGATACGTCTATTGCCCCGGCGACATGATGGCCACCAACCCCCGCTGGTGTCAGCCCCTGCGCGTCTGGCGCGACTATTTCCGCGGCTGGATCGCCAAGCCTGATCCCGAAGCACAGATGCTCGCCAGCGTGATGTTCGACCTGCGCCCCATCGGCGGCGACCGGACGCTCTTTGACAGCGTACAGGAGGAGACGCTGAAAGCCGCCTCCGCCAATTCGATCTTCGTCGCTCACATGGCCAGTAACGCGCTGAAACACACCCCTCCTTTGGGACTGCTTCGGGGCTTTGCCACCATCCGTTCGGGCGAACACCGCAACACGCTGGATCTGAAGCATAACGGCGTCGTGCCCGTCGTCGATCTGGGCCGTATCTACGCGCTTCAAGGTCGCCTTGCCCCCGTAAACACCCGTGCCCGCGTGGAGGCGGCTGAAGCCGCAGGCGTGCTCAGCCCTTCCGGCGCGCGGGATCTTCTCGACGCCTATGACCTGATCGCCGAAACCCGGCTCGACCATCAGGCACGTCAGATCAAGACCGGCGCCAGGCCGGACAATTTCCTGGCCCCTTCGGCCCTTTCCGATTTTGAACGCAGCCATTTGCGGGACGCCTTCGTTGTGGTCAAATCGCTGCAATCGGCCATGGGCCACGGACGGGGAATGCTGGGCTGA
- a CDS encoding C4-dicarboxylate TRAP transporter substrate-binding protein gives MKKYLTGAAAAAISVAFVAEAAATEWNASLWGKRRAFTEHVEKLAELVSEKTGGEFTINISYGGLSKPRENLDGISIGAFEMAQFCAGYHRDKNRAITVLELPFLGVSNLEEEVAVSHAVYDHPAVQDEMAQWSAKLLMTSPMPQYNIVGTGEPRDELSEFNGMRVRATGGLGQAFEAVGGVPTSVPAPEAYNAMESGVVDTVAFAQHAHLSFGTINEADWWTANLNPGTVNCPVVVNTDAYDALSDEHRAALDASVEEAIAHYLANYGELLERWDSVLEEKGVQKVEISDEVLAEFRSTAADPIREKWITDMSAQGLPAQELYDLVISTLEETRATN, from the coding sequence ATGAAGAAATACCTGACCGGCGCCGCCGCCGCGGCAATCAGCGTGGCATTCGTGGCCGAAGCGGCCGCCACGGAATGGAACGCGTCCCTGTGGGGCAAGCGCCGCGCCTTTACAGAACATGTCGAGAAGCTGGCTGAGCTTGTCTCGGAAAAGACGGGCGGTGAGTTCACGATCAACATCAGCTATGGCGGGCTGTCCAAACCGCGCGAGAACCTGGACGGGATCTCTATCGGTGCGTTCGAGATGGCGCAATTCTGCGCGGGCTATCACCGTGACAAGAACCGCGCCATCACCGTGCTGGAGCTGCCGTTTCTGGGGGTGAGCAACCTTGAGGAAGAGGTGGCGGTGAGCCACGCCGTCTACGATCATCCGGCGGTTCAGGACGAGATGGCACAGTGGAGCGCCAAGCTGCTGATGACCTCGCCCATGCCGCAATACAACATCGTTGGCACCGGAGAACCGCGCGATGAGCTGAGCGAGTTCAACGGCATGCGCGTGCGGGCCACCGGCGGTCTGGGCCAGGCCTTTGAAGCCGTGGGCGGGGTTCCAACCTCGGTCCCCGCGCCGGAAGCCTATAACGCGATGGAAAGCGGCGTGGTCGATACCGTGGCCTTTGCCCAGCACGCGCATCTGAGCTTTGGCACGATCAACGAAGCCGATTGGTGGACGGCCAACCTCAATCCCGGCACGGTCAATTGCCCGGTCGTCGTGAACACCGACGCCTATGACGCACTCAGCGATGAGCATCGCGCGGCACTTGACGCGTCGGTGGAAGAGGCCATCGCGCATTATCTGGCCAACTACGGTGAGCTTCTGGAGCGCTGGGACAGCGTGCTGGAAGAGAAGGGCGTTCAGAAGGTCGAGATTTCGGATGAGGTCCTGGCCGAGTTCCGCTCGACCGCGGCCGATCCGATCCGCGAGAAGTGGATCACGGATATGAGCGCGCAGGGGCTGCCCGCGCAGGAGCTCTATGACCTAGTGATCTCGACGCTGGAAGAGACACGCGCCACCAACTGA
- a CDS encoding adenylate kinase produces MDGTTAVTTTPAVLILLGPPGAGKGTQARKLEERFGLVQLSTGDLLRAAVAAGTEAGKAAKAVMEAGDLVSDEIVIAILRDRLGEPDCAKGVILDGFPRTTVQAGALDDLLTESGQRINAAISLEVDDAAMVTRISGRYTCGSCGEGYHDTFKTPAKEGVCDNCGGTEMKRRADDNAETVASRLEAYHAQTAPLIAYYADKGVLKSIDAMGDIEAISDALATIVQGAMD; encoded by the coding sequence ATGGATGGCACCACCGCAGTGACCACGACCCCCGCCGTTCTGATCCTGCTTGGCCCTCCTGGGGCCGGCAAGGGCACGCAGGCCCGCAAGCTGGAAGAGCGGTTTGGCCTTGTCCAGCTTTCCACCGGGGATCTTCTGCGGGCGGCAGTCGCAGCGGGCACCGAGGCTGGCAAGGCCGCCAAGGCGGTGATGGAGGCGGGCGATCTGGTCAGCGACGAGATCGTCATCGCCATCCTGCGCGACCGCCTGGGCGAGCCGGACTGCGCCAAGGGCGTTATTCTCGACGGCTTCCCCCGCACCACGGTGCAGGCCGGGGCGCTTGACGATCTGCTGACCGAGAGCGGCCAGCGCATCAACGCCGCCATCAGCCTTGAGGTCGATGACGCGGCGATGGTGACCCGCATCTCGGGCCGCTACACCTGCGGATCCTGCGGTGAGGGATACCACGACACGTTCAAGACACCCGCAAAAGAAGGTGTTTGTGACAATTGCGGCGGCACGGAGATGAAACGCCGGGCCGACGACAATGCAGAAACAGTGGCCAGCCGCCTTGAGGCATATCATGCCCAGACGGCCCCGCTGATTGCATACTACGCCGATAAGGGCGTGCTGAAATCCATTGACGCCATGGGCGACATCGAGGCGATTTCAGACGCGCTCGCAACCATCGTCCAGGGGGCGATGGACTAG